A single region of the Musa acuminata AAA Group cultivar baxijiao chromosome BXJ1-11, Cavendish_Baxijiao_AAA, whole genome shotgun sequence genome encodes:
- the LOC103971852 gene encoding uncharacterized protein LOC103971852, which translates to MLEGLDYDSKKSDDTSDEYCTQVSRAIRTMSKLRCAPRDSNFGAVVLLFLVVPTFVVGIYLHGQKITYFLRPLWESPPRPFKDIPHYYDENVSMENLCKLHGWGVRDVPRRVFDAVLFSNELDILAIRWHELYPYVSEFVLLESNSTFTGLQKPFFFAENRGQFEFVEPRLNYGTVGGRFVKGENPFVEESYQRVALDHLIRASGIGDDDLLIMSDVDEIPSGHTINLLRWCDDIPEKLHLRLRNYLYSFEFLLDNKSWRASVHRYRAGKTRYAHYRQTDDILSDSGWHCSFCFRYIGEFVFKMKAYSHVDRVRFAYFLNPSRIQDVICRGADLYDMLPEEYTFKEIVGKLGPIPHTYSAVHLPAYLLQNFDKYKYLLPGNCKREHG; encoded by the exons ATGCTCGAAGGTTTAGATTACGATTCGAAGAAGTCGGATGATACCAGCGACGAATACTGCACTCAG GTAAGCAGAGCGATACGGACCATGTCAAAGCTCCGGTGCGCCCCCCGGGATTCAAATTTCGGAGCCGTAGTCCTTCTCTTCTTGGTCGTCCCGACCTTTGTTGTCGGCATCTACTTGCATGGCCAAAAGATCACCTACTTCCTTCGCCCTCTCTGGGAATCCCCTCCGAGGCCGTTCAAGGATATCCCCCATTACTATGACGAGAATGTCTCCATGGAGAACCTCTGCAAGCTCCATGGCTGGGGAGTCCGCGATGTTCCCCGCCGCGTGTTCGATGCGGTGCTCTTTAGCAatgaattggacatccttgccatCCGCTGGCACGAATTGTACCCTTATGTTTCGGAATTCGTGCTCCTCGAGTCTAATTCTACCTTCACTGGCCTGCAAAAGCCCTTCTTCTTTGCTGAGAACCGGGGTCAATTTGAGTTTGTGGAGCCACGGCTCAATTACGGGACTGTCGGTGGGAGGTTCGTCAAGGGGGAGAACCCTTTTGTTGAGGAGTCCTACCAGAGAGTGGCATTGGATCATCTCATCAGGGCTTCAGGAATTGGTGATGATGATTTGTTGATCATGTCGGATGTTGATGAGATCCCAAGTGGCCACACGATTAACCTCTTGAGGTGGTGCGATGACATTCCAGAAAAGCTACATCTCAGACTGCGGAATTACTTGTACTCTTTTGAGTTCTTGTTGGATAACAAGAGCTGGAGGGCTTCGGTTCATAGGTACCGTGCTGGAAAGACGAGATATGCCCACTACCGCCAGACTGATGACATACTGTCAGATTCGGGGTGGCATTGTAGCTTCTGCTTCCGCTACATCGGCGAGTTTGTGTTCAAGATGAAGGCATACAGCCATGTTGATCGTGTGAGATTTGCTTATTTTCTGAATCCATCAAGGATTCAGGATGTCATATGCCGAGGAGCAGACCTTTATGACATGCTTCCGGAGGAGTATACATTTAAGGAGATTGTAGGGAAGCTGGGGCCTATACCTCACACGTATTCTGCAGTCCATCTTCCTGCTTATCTGCTTCAGAATTTTGACAAGTACAAATATCTCCTACCTGgaaattgcaaaagagaacatggGTGA
- the LOC135597524 gene encoding uncharacterized protein LOC135597524: MGSYSMETDSLPSMREEEMKETLSLAVEAEEEEEEEEVWPRKCGGVTLEGYVDGADGGEEGTGGVARTKSLTDEDLDELKGCLDLGFGFSYEEIPELCDTLPALELCYSMSQRFLDEQQQQQDRSSSAESMDLSAPPPSPPIANWRISGPGDDPDAVKARLKYWAQAVACTIKLCS, translated from the exons ATGGGAAGCTATTCCATGGAAACCGATTCCCTTCCTTCGATGAGGGAGGAGGAGATGAAGGAGACGCTGTCTCTGGCGGtggaagcggaggaggaggaggaggaggaggaggtatggCCGCGGAAGTGCGGCGGGGTGACGCTCGAGGGATACGTGGACGGGGCGGACGGCGGAGAGGAGGGAACCGGCGGCGTCGCGAGGACGAAGAGCTTGACGGATGAGGACCTGGATGAGCTCAAAGGGTGCCTCGACCTCGGATTCGGTTTCAGCTACGAGGAGATCCCCGAGCTCTGCGACACGCTCCCTGCGTTAGAGCTCTGCTACTCCATGAGCCAGAGGTTCTTGGAcgagcaacagcaacagcaggaTCGCTCCTCCTCTGCCGAGTCCATGGATCTGAGCGCGCCGCCTCCTTCTCCTCCCATCGCCAACTGGAGGATCTCCGGCCCTG GGGATGATCCGGATGCAGTAAAAGCAAGGCTCAAGTATTGGGCCCAAGCAGTGGCTTGTACTATTAAATTATGCAGCTGA
- the LOC103972577 gene encoding uncharacterized protein LOC103972577 isoform X1, producing MMDYQNNLDFYLTMSRKELQKLCKQHDLPANRSHAQLADSLVSLFKKRNASSAALLENSINSMDGSSRKSLVSEPKANSSKVDTHGLSSGFNEIRGDERPFYHTGNQIDVIDHMVNPTSGKTVTNALCPSWPANSNGTESIGYSTFEHCNKGVKSCVAADMKETRTTQILGLECKKTNIRSEFENLVRPRNEEQKQIHDAIRDTKTRNTVPMPCELYKLHEYSMESGFVSSDEISTRTPTLQFFVMSEGGINLYVDLNSGPLGWINSMKDEMCVHQNAKHETRTLSKDISDSPEVDNHIKILPIDDTGMDLQGIEVEQNTGCTNSSSSSVVSENCNSEAYPPNTTVVTSGFSILTSGSVPVCLSVCLEENQVVSSSCAAYSAQNHLAFDTAPCAREGMLLTQDSFDASFTMLKGNASPPNASMRSITNEDDGGIYPVTNDGSTPKTACVDFVDVEVKALCNTLNDVPDKNNLPMFKDMQDSVDTYHSGHLRNHTGTCEGSFICCTNELPDNVCSHGGLSNYCQLTGQRLLDGPMADAQSEMRAANGLFYQQACSNYGTLVPKEPMPVFQDESITRYTMPCDAGPEHSSEGKGNLKNALESGPPQTILPRDLTA from the exons ATGATGGATTACCAGAATAACTTGGACTTCTATCTCACAATGTCTAGAAAGGAGCTCCAAAAATTGTGTAAACAGCATGATCTTCCTGCAAATAGAAGCCATGCTCAACTAGCCGACTCACTGGTATCACTGTTTAAG AAAAGAAATGCCAGTTCAGCAGCTTTGTTGGAGAATTCAATTAATTCGATGGATGGATCTTCTAGAAAATCACTTGTATCCGAACCAAAAGCTAATTCTTCCAAGGTTGATACACATGGACTGTCTTCAGGTTTTAATGAAATTCGAGGTGATGAACGACCATTCTATCATACTGGTAATCAAATAGATGTTATTGACCACATGGTCAATCCAACTTCAGGAAAG ACTGTTACAAATGCTTTATGTCCATCATGGCCTGCTAATAGTAATGGTACTGAAAGTATTGGTTATTCTACTTTTGAGCATTGTAACAAGGGAGTAAAAAGCTGTGTTGCTGCTGATATGAAAGAGACTAGAACAACCCAAATTCTTGGTCTGGAGTGCAAGAAAACGAATATTAGAAGTGAATTTGAAAATTTGGTGAGACCAAGAAATGAAGAGCAGAAACAGATCCATGATGCTATTAGAGACACTAAAACTCGTAATACAGTTCCTATGCCATGTGAACTTTATAAACTTCATGAATACTCCATGGAAAGTGGGTTTGTATCTTCTGATGAAATTTCTACAAGAACCCCTACCCTTCAATTCTTTGTGATGTCAGAAGGGGGAATTAATTTATATGTTGATTTAAATTCTGGTCCATTAGGATGGATCAATAGCATGAAGGACGAAATGTGTGTCCATCAGAATGCAAAACATGAGACACGGACTCTGTCGAAAGATATCAGTGATTCTCCAGAAGTTGACAATCATATTAAAATATTGCCAATTGATGACACTGGGATGGACCTTCAAGGCATTGAAGTTGAGCAGAACACTGGCTGTACTAATTCATCCTCAAGTTCAGTTGTCAGTGAAAATTGTAATTCTGAGGCATATCCACCCAATACAACTGTAGTGACATCTGGATTTTCTATTTTGACATCAGGCAGTGTTCCTGTTTGTTTATCAGTATGTTTGGAGGagaatcaagtggtttcatcttcCTGTGCAGCTTACTCTGCACAAAACCACCTGGCGTTTGATACTGCACCTTGCGCCCGAGAAGGGATGTTGTTAACTCAAGACTCTTTTGATGCTTCCTTTACGATGCTTAAGGGCAATGCATCGCCACCTAATGCTTCTATGAGATCTATTACTAACGAGGATGATGGTGGCATTTATCCTGTGACAAATGATGGCTCCACTCCTAAGACTGCATGTGTCGATTTTGTTGATGTTGAAGTTAAGGCTTTATGCAACACACTGAATGATGTTCCCGATAAAAATAACCTTCCTATGTTTAAGGATATGCAAGATAGTGTGGACACTTACCATTCTGGTCATCTTAGAAATCATACTGGAACTTGTGAAGGCTCATTTATATGTTGCACGAATGAGCTGCCAGATAATGTGTGTTCACATGGAGGGCTGTCAAATTATTGTCAACTTACTGGACAGAGGTTACTAGATGGTCCAATGGCTGATGCACAATCAGAGATGAGAGCAGCAAATGGTCTTTTCTATCAGCAAGCATGTAGTAATTATGGAACCTTGGTTCCCAAGGAACCAATGCCGGTGTTTCAAGATGAATCG ATTACCAGATATACTATGCCTTGTGATGCAGGGCCAGAGCACTCCAGTGAAGGGAAAGGAAACCTTAAGA ATGCTCTAGAGTCCGGGCCTCCTCAGACAATACTTCCAAGAGACCTAACAGCATAG
- the LOC103972577 gene encoding uncharacterized protein LOC103972577 isoform X2 — protein sequence MMDYQNNLDFYLTMSRKELQKLCKQHDLPANRSHAQLADSLKRNASSAALLENSINSMDGSSRKSLVSEPKANSSKVDTHGLSSGFNEIRGDERPFYHTGNQIDVIDHMVNPTSGKTVTNALCPSWPANSNGTESIGYSTFEHCNKGVKSCVAADMKETRTTQILGLECKKTNIRSEFENLVRPRNEEQKQIHDAIRDTKTRNTVPMPCELYKLHEYSMESGFVSSDEISTRTPTLQFFVMSEGGINLYVDLNSGPLGWINSMKDEMCVHQNAKHETRTLSKDISDSPEVDNHIKILPIDDTGMDLQGIEVEQNTGCTNSSSSSVVSENCNSEAYPPNTTVVTSGFSILTSGSVPVCLSVCLEENQVVSSSCAAYSAQNHLAFDTAPCAREGMLLTQDSFDASFTMLKGNASPPNASMRSITNEDDGGIYPVTNDGSTPKTACVDFVDVEVKALCNTLNDVPDKNNLPMFKDMQDSVDTYHSGHLRNHTGTCEGSFICCTNELPDNVCSHGGLSNYCQLTGQRLLDGPMADAQSEMRAANGLFYQQACSNYGTLVPKEPMPVFQDESITRYTMPCDAGPEHSSEGKGNLKNALESGPPQTILPRDLTA from the exons ATGATGGATTACCAGAATAACTTGGACTTCTATCTCACAATGTCTAGAAAGGAGCTCCAAAAATTGTGTAAACAGCATGATCTTCCTGCAAATAGAAGCCATGCTCAACTAGCCGACTCACTG AAAAGAAATGCCAGTTCAGCAGCTTTGTTGGAGAATTCAATTAATTCGATGGATGGATCTTCTAGAAAATCACTTGTATCCGAACCAAAAGCTAATTCTTCCAAGGTTGATACACATGGACTGTCTTCAGGTTTTAATGAAATTCGAGGTGATGAACGACCATTCTATCATACTGGTAATCAAATAGATGTTATTGACCACATGGTCAATCCAACTTCAGGAAAG ACTGTTACAAATGCTTTATGTCCATCATGGCCTGCTAATAGTAATGGTACTGAAAGTATTGGTTATTCTACTTTTGAGCATTGTAACAAGGGAGTAAAAAGCTGTGTTGCTGCTGATATGAAAGAGACTAGAACAACCCAAATTCTTGGTCTGGAGTGCAAGAAAACGAATATTAGAAGTGAATTTGAAAATTTGGTGAGACCAAGAAATGAAGAGCAGAAACAGATCCATGATGCTATTAGAGACACTAAAACTCGTAATACAGTTCCTATGCCATGTGAACTTTATAAACTTCATGAATACTCCATGGAAAGTGGGTTTGTATCTTCTGATGAAATTTCTACAAGAACCCCTACCCTTCAATTCTTTGTGATGTCAGAAGGGGGAATTAATTTATATGTTGATTTAAATTCTGGTCCATTAGGATGGATCAATAGCATGAAGGACGAAATGTGTGTCCATCAGAATGCAAAACATGAGACACGGACTCTGTCGAAAGATATCAGTGATTCTCCAGAAGTTGACAATCATATTAAAATATTGCCAATTGATGACACTGGGATGGACCTTCAAGGCATTGAAGTTGAGCAGAACACTGGCTGTACTAATTCATCCTCAAGTTCAGTTGTCAGTGAAAATTGTAATTCTGAGGCATATCCACCCAATACAACTGTAGTGACATCTGGATTTTCTATTTTGACATCAGGCAGTGTTCCTGTTTGTTTATCAGTATGTTTGGAGGagaatcaagtggtttcatcttcCTGTGCAGCTTACTCTGCACAAAACCACCTGGCGTTTGATACTGCACCTTGCGCCCGAGAAGGGATGTTGTTAACTCAAGACTCTTTTGATGCTTCCTTTACGATGCTTAAGGGCAATGCATCGCCACCTAATGCTTCTATGAGATCTATTACTAACGAGGATGATGGTGGCATTTATCCTGTGACAAATGATGGCTCCACTCCTAAGACTGCATGTGTCGATTTTGTTGATGTTGAAGTTAAGGCTTTATGCAACACACTGAATGATGTTCCCGATAAAAATAACCTTCCTATGTTTAAGGATATGCAAGATAGTGTGGACACTTACCATTCTGGTCATCTTAGAAATCATACTGGAACTTGTGAAGGCTCATTTATATGTTGCACGAATGAGCTGCCAGATAATGTGTGTTCACATGGAGGGCTGTCAAATTATTGTCAACTTACTGGACAGAGGTTACTAGATGGTCCAATGGCTGATGCACAATCAGAGATGAGAGCAGCAAATGGTCTTTTCTATCAGCAAGCATGTAGTAATTATGGAACCTTGGTTCCCAAGGAACCAATGCCGGTGTTTCAAGATGAATCG ATTACCAGATATACTATGCCTTGTGATGCAGGGCCAGAGCACTCCAGTGAAGGGAAAGGAAACCTTAAGA ATGCTCTAGAGTCCGGGCCTCCTCAGACAATACTTCCAAGAGACCTAACAGCATAG
- the LOC135597527 gene encoding fructokinase-1-like, which translates to MVTVNGDSAGAGLIVSFGEMLIDFVPTVSGVSLAEAPGFLKAPGGAPANVAIAVARLGGRCAFLGKLGDDEFGRMLAAILKENGVDDAGVSFDAGARTALAFVTLRADGEREFMFYRNPSADMLLTEAELNLDLIRRAAIFHYGSISLITEPCRSAHLKAMEAAKEAGALLSYDPNLRLPLWPSAAEAREQILSIWDQADIIKVSDVELEFLTGTESVEDEVAMRLWRPSLKLLLVTLGEKGCKYYTKDFHGSVESYAVKQVDTTGAGDAFVGALLGKIVEDQSALQDEKKLRELLRFANACGAITTTKKGAIPSLPTAAEAMQLMGSA; encoded by the exons ATGGTTACAGTGAACGGAGACTCCGCCGGCGCCGGCCTCATCGTGAGCTTCGGCGAGATGCTCATCGACTTCGTGCCGACCGTGTCGGGCGTGTCGCTGGCGGAGGCGCCGGGGTTCCTAAAGGCGCCCGGCGGCGCCCCGGCCAACGTGGCGATCGCCGTGGCCCGGCTCGGTGGCCGCTGCGCCTTCCTCGGCAAGCTTGGAGACGACGAGTTCGGCCGCATGCTGGCGGCGATCCTGAAGGAGAACGGCGTGGACGACGCCGGCGTGTCGTTCGACGCCGGGGCGCGCACTGCGCTGGCCTTCGTCACACTGCGCGCCGACGGCGAGCGCGAGTTCATGTTCTACCGCAACCCCAGCGCCGACATGCTGCTCACGGAAGCGGAGCTCAACCTTGATCTCATCAGAAGG GCCGCGATCTTTCACTACGGATCTATAAGTCTGATCACGGAGCCATGTCGATCCGCTCATTTGAAGGCGATGGAGGCGGCAAAGGAAGCAGGAGCCCTGCTCTCCTACGACCCCAACCTCCGGCTGCCGCTGTGGCCGTCGGCGGCGGAGGCCAGGGAGCAGATCCTGAGCATCTGGGACCAGGCCGACATCATCAAGGTGAGCGACGTCGAGCTGGAGTTCCTCACCGGCACGGAGTCGGTGGAAGACGAAGTCGCCATGCGACTCTGGCGCCCGAGTCTGAAGCTCCTCCTCGTCACTCTTGGGGAGAAGGGATGCAAGTACTACACCAAG GATTTCCATGGCAGCGTCGAGTCCTACGCCGTCAAACAGGTCGACACGACCGGTGCTGGCGACGCGTTCGTCGGCGCTTTGCTGGGGAAGATCGTCGAAGACCAGTCGGCTCTGCAG GATGAAAAGAAGTTGAGGGAGCTGCTGAGGTTTGCCAATGCATGTGGAGCAATCACCACCACCAAGAAGGGAGCAATCCCATCACTGCCTACTGCAGCAGAAGCCATGCAGCTCATGGGCAGTGCCTAA
- the LOC135597526 gene encoding uncharacterized protein LOC135597526 isoform X1: MALMMMTAFGPKLPLQRDKSRISRVMVPLSLKATLSRTTERATACNVWEGQSLTFLHQRGLRHSPWSTFAVGPGLEASISDPSKNDIRLDNVKIVIESRDNDKITVRVDLTGEETQKAFDIVLTNLARTAPPIPGFRRMKGGKTSNVSSLCPSNQVPKSFLLQMLGRDRVTKFLIQEIVGITIGDYVKKENLKVKSQFKTIQTAEELEAAFTPGSEFGFNAVVDVENSDSETTSSSAS; encoded by the exons ATGGCGTTAATGATGATGACTGCGTTCGGTCCGAAGCTTCCGCTTCAACGGGATAAATCTCGAATTTCTCGA GTGATGGTGCCACTAAGTTTGAAAGCCACTCTAAGTAGAACAACTGAAAGAGCTACTGCTTGTAATGTATGGGAAGGTCAAAG CCTAACATTTTTGCATCAAAGAGGCTTAAGGCATTCCCCTTGGTCCACATTTGCAGTTGGTCCAG GTTTAGAAGCATCAATATCTGATCCGTCAAAGAATGACATAAGATTGGACAATGTTAAGATAGTCATCGAGTCACGTGACAATGATAAGATTACT GTAAGAGTGGACTTAACTGGTGAGGAAACACAGAAGGCATTTGATATTGTCTTAACAAATTTGGCTCGCACTGCACCTCCAATTCCAGGATTCCGGAGAATGAAAGGAG GAAAGACATCCAATGTAAGTAGTCTTTGTCCTTCCAACCAG GTGCCAAAGAGCTTTCTATTACAGATGCTTGGGCGAGACCGTGTAACTAAATTTCTTATACAAGAAATTGTTGGTATTACAATTGGAGACTATGTGAAGAAG GAAAACCTAAAGGTGAAAAGCCAGTTTAAAACGATCCAGACAGCTGAAGAGCTCGAAGCAGCTTTTACTCCAGGAAGTGAATTTGGATTCAATGCTGTGGTGGATGTTGAAAATTCAGATTCTGAAACCACCAGCTCAAGCGCTTCCTAG
- the LOC135597526 gene encoding uncharacterized protein LOC135597526 isoform X2: MALMMMTAFGPKLPLQRDKSRISRVMVPLSLKATLSRTTERATACNVWEGQSLTFLHQRGLRHSPWSTFAVGPGLEASISDPSKNDIRLDNVKIVIESRDNDKITVRVDLTGEETQKAFDIVLTNLARTAPPIPGFRRMKGGKTSNVPKSFLLQMLGRDRVTKFLIQEIVGITIGDYVKKENLKVKSQFKTIQTAEELEAAFTPGSEFGFNAVVDVENSDSETTSSSAS, translated from the exons ATGGCGTTAATGATGATGACTGCGTTCGGTCCGAAGCTTCCGCTTCAACGGGATAAATCTCGAATTTCTCGA GTGATGGTGCCACTAAGTTTGAAAGCCACTCTAAGTAGAACAACTGAAAGAGCTACTGCTTGTAATGTATGGGAAGGTCAAAG CCTAACATTTTTGCATCAAAGAGGCTTAAGGCATTCCCCTTGGTCCACATTTGCAGTTGGTCCAG GTTTAGAAGCATCAATATCTGATCCGTCAAAGAATGACATAAGATTGGACAATGTTAAGATAGTCATCGAGTCACGTGACAATGATAAGATTACT GTAAGAGTGGACTTAACTGGTGAGGAAACACAGAAGGCATTTGATATTGTCTTAACAAATTTGGCTCGCACTGCACCTCCAATTCCAGGATTCCGGAGAATGAAAGGAG GAAAGACATCCAAT GTGCCAAAGAGCTTTCTATTACAGATGCTTGGGCGAGACCGTGTAACTAAATTTCTTATACAAGAAATTGTTGGTATTACAATTGGAGACTATGTGAAGAAG GAAAACCTAAAGGTGAAAAGCCAGTTTAAAACGATCCAGACAGCTGAAGAGCTCGAAGCAGCTTTTACTCCAGGAAGTGAATTTGGATTCAATGCTGTGGTGGATGTTGAAAATTCAGATTCTGAAACCACCAGCTCAAGCGCTTCCTAG
- the LOC135597528 gene encoding large ribosomal subunit protein eL38z/eL38y-like: MPKQIHEIKDFLLTARRKDARSVKIKRSKDVVKFKVRCAKYLYTLCVFDYAKADKLKQSLPPGLSVQEV, from the exons CCCAAGCAAATCCACGAGATTAAGGATTTCCTTCTCACTGCGAGAAGGAAAGATGCGAGGTCGGTGAAGATAAAGAGGAGCAAGGACGTGGTCAAGTTCAAAGTTCGCTGCGCCAAGTACCTCTACACATTGTGTGTGTTCGACTATGCGAAGGCAGACAAGTTGAAGCAATCTCTTCCCCCAG GCTTGAGTGTCCAAGAAGTCTGA